GTGATGGGGATTATGGAACTTGAAATATATTTAAATTAAATTTCCCTTCCGCAATCACTACATTTGAACTTTGAAACTTCGTAGTTGCCACCGCAAAATGGACATACAGCTTCAGGATTCTTCGAAGCATTATTACGTTTTGACACCGCAAACAAAGCACTACTAAAAAATATATATAATAAACAATACGGAGTCATATTGAGTGGAAGTAAATGTACAAACTCAGCGGTGATAATCCCGGATCCAACACAAATACCGCTCGCGTTCCATTTTTGCATTTTACTAGAGTGATTTTGAAAAAAACTCACAAATTGTATAAAATCCACAATATCACCACTTTAATTGAACACCGCAATGCGGACACGTCGGCGTTCCAGAATTAATTGTTTGTTTGCACACTGGACAAAGGGCTGTTTTTGATGACAAAAGGGCAGCAACTAAAAAACCAACGAATATTCCAGCTACAGCAACTAAAATTCCTTCTGCAATATCGTCAGATTCAGACATAATATAGTAATATTATTTAAATCTAGAAATAGATTCCCAATAAATCTAATTGAACTATCTCAACGCATCACATGATACCAACAAAATATCATTGATTAATTTTCAAAAAAAGAGAGAAAAAGGCATCATAACAATTATCTGACAGAAAATAAGACGTAATATATTTAATTCACACTACTTTACCCCTTACCCACACACCCGCTTTTTCCTCAACAACCGATTATACGTCACCGCAAACCGATGCGCCTCATCACGGATCTCCTGCAGATACATATTCGCCCGTGTCTTTTTTCCAAAGGGCAGCGGGAAAGGAACACCTGACACAAACACCTCCTCCTCACTCTTCGCCAGAGAAATTACCGGCACATCAACCTCCAGCTCATCTAAGACCCGCTTCGCAGACGACAACTGCCCCTTCCCTCCGTCGATTAAAATCAGATCAGGCAGCTCCTTCTCCTCTGAAACCAGCCGCGAGTACCGCCTTCGCACAACCTCAGCCATCGACGAAAAATCATCGATCCCGTCAACCGTCTTAATCCGAAACCTCCGGTAGTTCTTCTTATCAGGCCGACCGTTTCGAAACTGCACCATCGACGCAACCGTATCAGTCCCTGACAGATGCGAAATATCAAAACACTCAATCACCCGCGGAGCATCCGCAAGATGCAGAGCCTTTCGCAGCTCCTCCACCCGAATCTCATCACCGAAATGCACCGTCTCGATATTTTTCTTCGCAAGCTCCAGCAGCTTCGCCTTCTCCCCAATCTTTGGCACCGTCACAACCACCTTTCTTTTTGCAACCGATCCAAGATACAAAGCAAGCCCCTCATCCACAGCTTCTGGCACAATCACCTCCCTTGGAGCAGGATGGTCCGAGTAAAACTGTACCAGAAACTCCTCGAAAAATCCATCCGACTCCTCGAAAATAAACTCCTCGCGCCCCCCGAGCGTCCCCTTATACACATGGAACACCATCAGAAACACCGCCCCCTCAGAAACAATAAAGTGAATCACATCCTCATCATAATCCTTCTGCCTTGATACATACTGCCGGGACGCAAGATGCGTCACCGCAGTAATCACATCCCGGCACCGCATAGCAGCCTCAAACTCCATCGACTCGGCATACCGGTTCATTTCCGCAGTCAGCGAGCTGACCAGCTCCGCAGTCTTTCCCTTCAGCACCGCCTCGGCCTGTGAACACTGGAGAGCGTAGCCCTCGGCAGTCACATGTCCGGCGCAGGGGCCGGTACAGTTTCCGATATGAAACCGCAGACACGCACGATGATTCCTCGGCATACTCTTGCATGACCTGAGACGAAACGTCTTTTTGACCACGGTCAGCACATAATCCCGTTCCTTTCCCGAAACAAACGGTCCGAAAAACTGCCCCGCACCCTTCGCCTTTCTGGCAATCGTAATCCGCGGAAACGCCTCCTTCGTCAGCTCAATGTACGCGTAGCTCTTCGCATCCCGCAGATCGATATTGTACTTCGGATGATGGCGCTTGATCAGACTGTCCTCCAGAAGGTACGCCTCCTCATCAGTGCCGGTAACAATATACTCCATATCCGCAATCGTTTGTACCAGCTTCTGCGTCTTTGGATCATGATCCCGCTTCTGGAAGTATGACGATACCCGTTTTCGCAGATCCTTCGCCTTGCCCACGTAAATGATTCTCCCCGTACTGTCCTTGTAAAGATAACAGCCAGGGCTGTGCGGGACATCAGCAAGAGAGAACGGCGGAGGTACCAGAGTCATTCGCTGAATAATCATTCGGTTGATGAAATTAAATAGTAACTCCTTTCTGCATACAGGGGTGGCAATGCATCAAAGACCCTCGCAGACGAAAACCATTTTTCCTGCAAAAAAATCCTGAATCTGCGCGGAGGAGAATATCATCTCATAAAAAAACGAACTCCTCCATTCCCAAAAAAAATAATCCGCACAAACACCACTGACCCCTATATATGTCAATGCATCATGACAAAAAATAAAACACGAAAAACAAAATTTTCATATAAATATATCGAATGTAACAAAAAAATCATCATAATTTGTCACGATTGATATTGTTTTATTAACTCAAAGAGAATAGTTCAGCATACAACCAGAAACGTTGTAAAATCACAGGTGAAAACTATGGAACCAACAGATACTCTGTCTGTCCTGATAATCGGGGCAGACACCAAATCCGGCAGTGCCTTCGCACGTAACATGCAGGCGCTCATTGATCATCTGAAAAATGATGAAATGAACGTGATCTGTGTCGAAACCTTTGAAGGACTCAAAGACGGATTTATTGCAAATGGTGCAATGGCTGACTGCGTCATGATCGACTGGCAGGCACAGAATGCCAAAGACCTCATCAAAATCATTCGGGAACACAATAAATACGTCAGCATATTCCTGCTCACCGAACCCGGCGACCTCGCCTCGCTCCCGCTTGACGTCTTCTCCACCATCGACGAGTACGCATGGATTCTCGGAGACACTCCCGAGTTCATCGCAGGAAGAGTCAAATCCGCATCCCGCAAATACCGCAAAGCAATTCTTCCCCCGATGTTTGGCGCACTCATAGACTTCTCCGAAGACTACGAGTACTCCTGGCACACTCCGGGCCACACCGCAGGAACGGCGTTTCTCAAATCCCCGATCGGCAAACTTTTCTACGAATTCTACGGAGAACAGACCTTCCGTTCTGACCTCTCAATCTCGGTCGGGGAACTCGGCAGTCTGCTTGACCACTCAGGCCCGATCGGCGAAGCTGAACAGTACGCCGCAAAAGTATTTGGTTCCGACATGACCTTCTTTGTCACCAACGGTACCTCAACCTCAAACCGTGTCGTACAGGGAGCACTCGTAGCGCCAAAAGAAGTCGTGTTCGTCGACAGAAACTGTCACAAATCCCTCGAACAGGCATTTACCCTCGACCACGGCATTCCGGTCTACATGATTCCAACAAGAAACCGGTATGGAATCTTAGGTCCCATTCCACAACATGAAATGGAACCGGAAAATCTTGCAAAGAAACTCTCCGGCCACCCGCTCGGATCCAAAGCAGAAAACAAAACTCCGGTCGTCGCAGTTGTCACCAACTCCACCTATGACGGTGTCTGTTACGATGCAGTACATGCCGAAGAGCTGCTTGGCAAAACGGTCAACACCATCCACTTCGATGAAGCATGGTACGGCTACGCAAAGTTCAACAAAATGTACGCCGGAAGATTCGGCATGCATGACGACAGCCGTCCGGCAGCAGAACGCCCGACCGTCATCACCACGCAGTCCACCCACAAACTGCTTGCCGCACTCTCGCAGGCATCGATGATCCATATCAAAAACGGAAAACAGCCGCTCGAACACGCACTCTTCAACGAGTCGTTCATGATGCATGCATCCACCTCTCCGCAGTACAGCATCATCGCATCCCTTGACGTCTCCTCCAAGATGATGGACATGGGCGGCGACGCACTCATGCAGGAAGCAATCGACGAGGCAGTCAGGTTCCGCCAGATGATGGCACGTGCCTGCGGCGAACTCGATGTCAGCAAACCAGACAACTGGTGGTTCAAAGCATGGCAGCCTGACACGGTCACCATGCCGGACGGCAAGAAAGTCCCGTTCGAGTCGGCAGACCCGAAAGTTCTCGCCCGAACTCCGAGCTGCTGGACCCTCTCACCCGGAGATGTCTGGCACGGTTTCCCGGACATGTCCGAGAACTGGGCAATGCTTGACCCGATCAAGGTCACCATCCTGACACCGGGAATGAACGATGACGGAACCCATGCAGAGTTTGGTATTCCGGCAGCAGTTGTACTTGCCTACCTTGACACAAGGGGAATCATCAACGAAAAGTCCGGAGACTACAACATTCTGTTCCTGTTTTCGATGGGAGTCACCAAAGGAAAGTGGGGAACCCTTATGTCGGCACTGTTCGACTTCAAGCGCCTGTTCGACGCGGACACGCCGCTTGATGTTGTCCTGCCGGACCTGGTCAAATCCCATCCGGAACGCTACGGCGGTATGACGCTGAAGAGTCTGGCAAAAGAGATGCACGAACAGATCAAGTCCACCCGCCAGACCCAGCTTGCCAACGAAGCATGTGCGGTTATGCCGACTCCGGTCATGACGCCGGCAGATGCCCACCGCTACATTGTGAAGGGACAGGTCGAACAGCTGCCTGTCGATAAAATGGCAAACCGTGTTGTTGCAACCGGAGTTGTTCCGTACCCGCCGGGAATTCCCATGCTGATGCCCGGAGAAAATGCAGGAAAAGCTGACGGTCCGATTCTGATGTACCTGAAGACCCTGCAGGACTTCGATCGTAAGTTCCCCGGATTTGCCCATGACACTCATGGAGTAGAGGCAATTGATGGAACGTATTACATCTACTGTTTAAAGGAGTAAATGAATTATGGCTGATTCACCTTCCGCCGCAGGCACCCAATCCGGTGCCCCGGCGAAAAAAATAAGCACCAACAAGAAGCTTGGCGTCATCTCCCTTGCAATGATCAACGTCGCGGCAGTTCTGAGTCTGAGGAACTTCCCGACCATGGCAATGGAAGGATGGAGCATGATCTTCTGGTATGTGTTGTTTACCGTATGTTTCCTGATTCCAACAGCTCTCGTTGCTGCTGAACTTGCCTCTACCTGGCCGAAAGCCGGTGGTATTTACGCCTGGGTAAAGGAGGCATACCCGGGAGATGGTAGTTTTATTACTATCTGGTGTTCCTGGGTGAACAATCTGGTATGGTTCCCAACGGTCGTGTCCTTCTTTGCGGCGACACTCGCGTACGCAATTCTCGCACCTTACCTTGGCGACAACCATCTCTACATGGCAATTGTGATGCTCGCCTGTTTCTGGGGAGTTACTCTGTTTAACTTCGTCAGCACAGCGAGAAGCTCAACCACGCTTTCAACGGTTGGTACCTTCTTTGGTTCGCTGATTCCTATCGGCATCATTGTGGTGCTGATGATCGTCTGGCTTGCACTCGGCAATCCAAACGCTCTTGGTATGCCGACGGTAGAGAATATGCTGCCGTCGATGAATATGAGTACGGTGACCTTTGCGGCAAGTCTTGTTCTGATGTTTGCCGGTATGGAAATGGCCGGATATCATGCACGCGAAACTGAGAATCCGAAGCGTGATTATCCGATTGCAATGTTTATTGCAGCGGCAATCATCTGTATCATGTCGATTCTTGGTACACTCGCTGTCGGTGTTGTTATTCCGATGACCGATGTGAGCCTGAATGCAGGTATTGTACAGACATTCCTCGCGATGTTCACTGCCTTCAATATTGAGTGGCTGATTGTCCCTGTCTCGATTATGATTGCGGTTGGTGTTATCGCTCAGCTGTCTACCTGGGTTGTCGGTCCTGCAAAAGGTCTTCAACCAGCGGCAATGACGGGTGACCTTCCGCCAATTTTCCGCAAGGTGAACAAGCATGGTATGCCAACCGGTGTACTGGTTGTCCAGGCAATTATTTCCTCAATCTTTGCGATCGCAATGATTGCAATCCCGTCCATTAATCAGGGATACTGGGTCTTAACTGCTATGACTTCACTGATTAACGGAGTGATGTACATGTTCCTGTTCGCAGCGTTCATTAAGCTGCGGAGGACAAAGCCTGATGTTGAGCGTCCGTACAAACTGCCGGGAGGAAAGTTCGGTATGTGGCTTGTTGGCGGTGTTGCTCTTGTGACACTGGTCTTTGCCTTCGTGGTCGGACTTCTGCCGGAGACAAACGGTGCGGCATTCGGTCTGAGTGATACGATCATGTATGTGGTCGGTATGCTGGTTGCGGTGCTGGCAATTATTCTTCTGCCGCCAATGATTCTGCGGAAGCTGAAAAAGCCTTCGTGGAAGCCGAGCGACGAGGAGTACAAGGCCTGGCTCGCAGAAGATGGGGAGTGATTGACTCCTCTTCCACCTCTTTTTTTTCGTTTAGATCTGTTTGGAGTAATTTTTTCAATTGAATACGGTTTTGAGATTTTTTGAAACACGAAAATCACGAAATAGAAATTTAATTCGGATGTCTTTTAGAAGAGTAGTAATTATCGCCAACGGTGATGATCTTTTTTGCGATTCGGTAATTTTTTTCATACCTGAGTTCGGCTCTTGAAAAAAATTTTCCATCCCTCTCATTCTCTAAATCGAAGAGTCTTCCAAAGAAGGCAGATGCCTTGGAAAATCGGCTACAAATAGCGGATTATAAACCAGATACGGACGGACATCCCAGGGAATTGCCCGGCTGACGGGAGTCAGGGGAATGGGTTCTGCGACTGATGCTCCGGATACTTCTGTCTGGCATTGAGTGATATAGGTCATACCATAGGGAATCAGGAGATGGGCGGTGGTCTTTTTCACACTGGCAATGAGGAGAAGGTTGAGTGAA
The nucleotide sequence above comes from Methanorbis furvi. Encoded proteins:
- the uvrC gene encoding excinuclease ABC subunit UvrC yields the protein MTLVPPPFSLADVPHSPGCYLYKDSTGRIIYVGKAKDLRKRVSSYFQKRDHDPKTQKLVQTIADMEYIVTGTDEEAYLLEDSLIKRHHPKYNIDLRDAKSYAYIELTKEAFPRITIARKAKGAGQFFGPFVSGKERDYVLTVVKKTFRLRSCKSMPRNHRACLRFHIGNCTGPCAGHVTAEGYALQCSQAEAVLKGKTAELVSSLTAEMNRYAESMEFEAAMRCRDVITAVTHLASRQYVSRQKDYDEDVIHFIVSEGAVFLMVFHVYKGTLGGREEFIFEESDGFFEEFLVQFYSDHPAPREVIVPEAVDEGLALYLGSVAKRKVVVTVPKIGEKAKLLELAKKNIETVHFGDEIRVEELRKALHLADAPRVIECFDISHLSGTDTVASMVQFRNGRPDKKNYRRFRIKTVDGIDDFSSMAEVVRRRYSRLVSEEKELPDLILIDGGKGQLSSAKRVLDELEVDVPVISLAKSEEEVFVSGVPFPLPFGKKTRANMYLQEIRDEAHRFAVTYNRLLRKKRVCG
- a CDS encoding Orn/Lys/Arg decarboxylase N-terminal domain-containing protein, which produces MEPTDTLSVLIIGADTKSGSAFARNMQALIDHLKNDEMNVICVETFEGLKDGFIANGAMADCVMIDWQAQNAKDLIKIIREHNKYVSIFLLTEPGDLASLPLDVFSTIDEYAWILGDTPEFIAGRVKSASRKYRKAILPPMFGALIDFSEDYEYSWHTPGHTAGTAFLKSPIGKLFYEFYGEQTFRSDLSISVGELGSLLDHSGPIGEAEQYAAKVFGSDMTFFVTNGTSTSNRVVQGALVAPKEVVFVDRNCHKSLEQAFTLDHGIPVYMIPTRNRYGILGPIPQHEMEPENLAKKLSGHPLGSKAENKTPVVAVVTNSTYDGVCYDAVHAEELLGKTVNTIHFDEAWYGYAKFNKMYAGRFGMHDDSRPAAERPTVITTQSTHKLLAALSQASMIHIKNGKQPLEHALFNESFMMHASTSPQYSIIASLDVSSKMMDMGGDALMQEAIDEAVRFRQMMARACGELDVSKPDNWWFKAWQPDTVTMPDGKKVPFESADPKVLARTPSCWTLSPGDVWHGFPDMSENWAMLDPIKVTILTPGMNDDGTHAEFGIPAAVVLAYLDTRGIINEKSGDYNILFLFSMGVTKGKWGTLMSALFDFKRLFDADTPLDVVLPDLVKSHPERYGGMTLKSLAKEMHEQIKSTRQTQLANEACAVMPTPVMTPADAHRYIVKGQVEQLPVDKMANRVVATGVVPYPPGIPMLMPGENAGKADGPILMYLKTLQDFDRKFPGFAHDTHGVEAIDGTYYIYCLKE
- a CDS encoding amino acid permease; the encoded protein is MADSPSAAGTQSGAPAKKISTNKKLGVISLAMINVAAVLSLRNFPTMAMEGWSMIFWYVLFTVCFLIPTALVAAELASTWPKAGGIYAWVKEAYPGDGSFITIWCSWVNNLVWFPTVVSFFAATLAYAILAPYLGDNHLYMAIVMLACFWGVTLFNFVSTARSSTTLSTVGTFFGSLIPIGIIVVLMIVWLALGNPNALGMPTVENMLPSMNMSTVTFAASLVLMFAGMEMAGYHARETENPKRDYPIAMFIAAAIICIMSILGTLAVGVVIPMTDVSLNAGIVQTFLAMFTAFNIEWLIVPVSIMIAVGVIAQLSTWVVGPAKGLQPAAMTGDLPPIFRKVNKHGMPTGVLVVQAIISSIFAIAMIAIPSINQGYWVLTAMTSLINGVMYMFLFAAFIKLRRTKPDVERPYKLPGGKFGMWLVGGVALVTLVFAFVVGLLPETNGAAFGLSDTIMYVVGMLVAVLAIILLPPMILRKLKKPSWKPSDEEYKAWLAEDGE